From the Micromonospora sediminicola genome, one window contains:
- a CDS encoding DUF397 domain-containing protein: MELIGAVWRTSTRSGQSECVEVADNLVGVVGVRDSKDPTGPVLTFSPAAWRAFVRVSGGRASR, encoded by the coding sequence ATGGAGCTGATCGGCGCTGTCTGGCGTACCTCGACGCGGAGCGGGCAGAGCGAGTGCGTCGAGGTGGCGGACAATCTTGTCGGGGTGGTCGGCGTGCGCGACAGCAAGGACCCGACCGGTCCCGTCCTCACCTTCAGTCCGGCCGCCTGGCGCGCCTTCGTCCGGGTCAGCGGGGGCCGCGCGTCGCGCTGA
- a CDS encoding class I SAM-dependent methyltransferase: protein MTTTPSARAVSQYATTTDNLTARIALHAYGTNPQDWFSWLGERLPLTGEVLEVGAGTGELWRRVERPAAGLRLTLTDFSPAMCARLREVPGARVQRCDATRLPYADAAFDAVIANHMLYHLDDPDAALREFARVLRPGGRLAVALNGRDHLAELDTLGPAVDRAQVAAGFHQDGTTAEEAPARIAAHLDDVTVERYPDELAVPTVEPVLAYLASMVGPLTAAQESAVQDRVRARIEAEGAFRVRKHTVLISATRGPR, encoded by the coding sequence GTGACCACCACACCGTCGGCCCGCGCCGTGAGCCAGTACGCGACGACGACCGACAACCTCACCGCGCGCATCGCGCTGCACGCGTACGGGACGAACCCGCAGGACTGGTTCTCCTGGCTCGGCGAGCGGTTGCCGCTGACCGGGGAGGTGCTGGAGGTGGGCGCCGGCACGGGCGAGCTGTGGCGGCGGGTGGAGCGCCCCGCGGCCGGGCTGCGGCTCACCCTGACCGACTTCTCACCCGCGATGTGCGCCCGGCTGCGCGAGGTGCCCGGGGCCCGGGTGCAGCGCTGCGACGCCACCCGCCTGCCCTACGCCGACGCCGCCTTCGACGCGGTGATCGCCAACCACATGCTCTACCACCTCGACGACCCCGACGCCGCGCTGCGCGAGTTCGCCCGGGTGCTGCGCCCGGGCGGCCGGCTGGCCGTGGCGCTGAACGGTCGCGACCACCTCGCCGAGCTGGACACGCTCGGGCCGGCGGTCGACCGCGCCCAGGTGGCCGCCGGATTTCACCAGGACGGAACCACCGCCGAGGAGGCGCCGGCCCGGATCGCCGCCCACCTGGACGACGTGACGGTCGAGCGCTACCCGGACGAGCTGGCGGTGCCCACCGTCGAGCCGGTCCTCGCCTACCTCGCCAGCATGGTCGGGCCGCTCACCGCCGCGCAGGAGTCGGCCGTCCAGGACCGGGTCCGCGCCCGGATCGAGGCCGAGGGCGCCTTCCGGGTACGCAAGCACACGGTGCTGATCAGCGCGACGCGCGGCCCCCGCTGA
- a CDS encoding PadR family transcriptional regulator, with translation MGNQMTEMLKGTLEGIVLAILARRSAYGYEITAWLRDRGFSDIAEGTIYALLVRVEQRGFVDVEKVPSEKGPPRKVYSLNAKGREQLAEFWGTWSVLTERIEQLRHTDNAHDEGA, from the coding sequence GTGGGCAACCAGATGACCGAGATGCTCAAGGGCACTCTCGAAGGCATCGTCCTGGCGATCCTGGCCCGCCGGTCCGCGTACGGCTACGAGATCACCGCGTGGCTGCGCGACCGCGGATTCTCGGACATCGCGGAAGGCACGATCTACGCGCTGCTCGTCCGCGTCGAGCAACGCGGCTTCGTGGACGTGGAGAAGGTTCCCTCCGAGAAGGGGCCCCCGCGGAAGGTCTACTCGCTCAACGCGAAGGGGCGGGAGCAACTCGCCGAGTTCTGGGGGACGTGGAGCGTCCTCACGGAGCGCATCGAGCAACTTCGCCACACCGACAACGCACACGACGAAGGAGCATGA
- a CDS encoding DUF1048 domain-containing protein, giving the protein MAAKWIETLVGSLDQKKQYKQHMARMEALPEPYRGAAKALQRYFMYQGGIVDGNTLITMLGDFVDLWERAAADGTPVRAIVGDDPVEFAETFLRAYSGRQWIDKERERLRTAIDAAAGDTSEEKDA; this is encoded by the coding sequence ATGGCCGCGAAGTGGATCGAGACGCTCGTCGGATCGCTCGACCAGAAGAAGCAGTACAAGCAGCACATGGCCCGCATGGAGGCCCTGCCGGAGCCGTACCGCGGCGCGGCCAAGGCCCTCCAGCGGTACTTCATGTACCAGGGCGGGATCGTCGACGGGAACACGCTCATCACGATGCTCGGCGACTTCGTCGACCTCTGGGAGCGCGCGGCGGCCGACGGCACGCCGGTCCGCGCGATCGTCGGCGACGACCCGGTCGAGTTCGCCGAGACGTTCCTGCGGGCGTACTCCGGCCGGCAGTGGATCGACAAGGAGCGCGAGCGCCTCCGGACGGCGATCGACGCCGCCGCCGGCGACACCAGCGAGGAGAAGGACGCATGA